In Candidatus Hadarchaeales archaeon, the genomic stretch GCGTGAGCAACTATCCCGCAAAAATCGAGGAGGTAAACCTGAGAGCGATAAAGACGTTGAGGTCGGCGTTTGGGGTACCCGTGGGGCTCTCGGACCATACGGTTGGCATAACTATCCCTATAGCTGCCGTAGCGATTGGGGCATCAATTGTAGAAAAGCATTTAACTTTGAGCAAAAAACTCCCAGGACCAGATCACAAGGCCTCTTTGGAGCCGGATGAGTTCAAGAGAATGGTGGTTGGGATAAGAGAGGTTGAAAGGGCGCTTGGGGATGGAGTGAAAAGGCCGACCAAAAGCGAGGAAATAATGAAGAAAATGGTGCGGAAAAGCATAGTTGCCAAAACATCCATCCCAAAAGGTACTATAATCTCACAAGGAATGCTGGAAATAAAAAGACCTGGCACAGGTTTAGAGCCGAAATATATAGATAAGATTGTTGGAAAGAAAGCACGGAAAGACATAGAAGCAGATGAAATTATCACATCAGAAAAAATTGTGTGGTAGCATGAGAAAGATAGCGGTCCTGACCGGTACGCGGGCTGAGTACGGAATTCTCAGACCCCTTCTCCGAGCGATAGAGAATCATCCAAATCTTGACCTTGCGCTTATCGTGACTGGAATGCACCTCTCAGAAGAATTTGGCTATACGATTAAAGAAATAGAAAAGGACGGATTCAAGATTGACGCTAAGATAAAGATTTTACACAAAGAAGATACTGGATCAGCAATGGCAAAATCAATCGGTGAATGTATAAAAAAAATCACTGAGGTCTTGGACCGGATAAAACCTGATTTTTTAGTACTCTTAGGCGATAGAGCCGAAATGCTAGCTGGAGCGGTAGCAGCTTCTTACGCGGGGATTCCAATAGCACATTTACACGGAGGGGAGGTTTCCGGAAGTATAGATGATTCAGTTAGACATGCGATTACCAAATTGGCACACCTTCATTTTCCAGCTACTCGAAAGAGTGCAAAAAGAATAATAAAGATGGGTGAAGAGCCATCCAGAGTTTTTGTGGTGGGAGCCCTAGCTCTTGACACAATATTAAATGAAAAATTGCCAAGTGGAGCTGAGCTTTCTAAAAAATATGGCCTTGATTTGTCAAAACCTATTTTGTTGGTTGTGCAGCATCCCGTAGTTACGGAAGCCGATGAAGCAGCATATCAAATAAAAGAAACGCTCGATGCACTAGTTGAACTAAATCGTCAAACTAATAATCAAACAATTTTAATTTATCCCAACGCGGACGCGGGCGGGCGAAGAATGATTAAGATGATAGAAAAATACAGAAAATATCCCTTTCTAAAGTGCTTCAAGAGCATTCCATTCAATGATTATTTGGGTCTAATGAGCATAGCAAGTGTGATGGTTGGAAACTCGAGCAGTGGCATAATTGAAGCGCCTTCTTTTCATTTACCAGTAGTGAATATTGGAACAAGGCAGGCAGGACGGGAACGATCGGTGAACGTAATAGATGTCAGATACAACAAAAAGGAGATCCTCAGGGCCATAAAAAAAGCTCTATACGATAAAAAGTTCCTAACGAAAGTAAAAAAATGTAAAAATCCATATGGAGACGGAAAAGCAGCTCAGAGAATCGTAAAAGTTCTTGCGAAGATTAAAATCACACCATCTTTATTACAGAAGAGAATCGTTTACTGAGGGTAAATATGGCGAAAAGATTCAAAAACTGGAAACCTCCTGAGTTCGACGAGCGCGGCCTAACAAAATGGAACTGGATGTGTCAGTATCACGAAAATCTGAAGCTCGGAAAGAATACCGACATAGGTGCCTTCACATACATCAACGCAAAGTATGGGGTTGAAATACAGGAAAACGTCCAAATAGGATCCCATTGCTCCATTTATTCCGAATCTACGATCGATAGAAAGAAAGGCAAGGTAACGATAAAGAAGAACGCTAAGATAGGATCCCATACCGTGATCATGCCCGGTGTAA encodes the following:
- a CDS encoding acyltransferase, producing MAKRFKNWKPPEFDERGLTKWNWMCQYHENLKLGKNTDIGAFTYINAKYGVEIQENVQIGSHCSIYSESTIDRKKGKVTIKKNAKIGSHTVIMPGVTIGENAIVAACSFVNRDIPDGAVVGGIPAKPIKRSS
- the neuC gene encoding UDP-N-acetylglucosamine 2-epimerase, with product MRKIAVLTGTRAEYGILRPLLRAIENHPNLDLALIVTGMHLSEEFGYTIKEIEKDGFKIDAKIKILHKEDTGSAMAKSIGECIKKITEVLDRIKPDFLVLLGDRAEMLAGAVAASYAGIPIAHLHGGEVSGSIDDSVRHAITKLAHLHFPATRKSAKRIIKMGEEPSRVFVVGALALDTILNEKLPSGAELSKKYGLDLSKPILLVVQHPVVTEADEAAYQIKETLDALVELNRQTNNQTILIYPNADAGGRRMIKMIEKYRKYPFLKCFKSIPFNDYLGLMSIASVMVGNSSSGIIEAPSFHLPVVNIGTRQAGRERSVNVIDVRYNKKEILRAIKKALYDKKFLTKVKKCKNPYGDGKAAQRIVKVLAKIKITPSLLQKRIVY